One genomic segment of Nocardioides cavernaquae includes these proteins:
- the rimI gene encoding ribosomal protein S18-alanine N-acetyltransferase: protein MIRPATAGDAAAIAGLEAALFGVDAWSAEQVSEELTGFGAGFILHAGEELAGYVVTRTIGDVSDLQRIAVDAAYQRGGRASALLREAMRAAAASGAERMLLEVAEDNEAALRFYAQRGFVEIDRRARYYRSGAAAIVMAADLFP, encoded by the coding sequence GTGATCCGGCCGGCGACTGCAGGCGATGCCGCCGCGATCGCCGGGCTCGAAGCGGCACTCTTCGGTGTCGACGCCTGGAGTGCCGAGCAGGTGAGCGAGGAGCTCACCGGTTTCGGGGCGGGATTCATCCTGCACGCTGGCGAGGAGCTGGCCGGCTACGTCGTCACCCGGACCATCGGGGACGTGAGCGACCTGCAGCGGATCGCTGTGGACGCGGCGTACCAGCGTGGGGGCAGGGCGTCGGCGCTGCTGCGTGAGGCGATGCGGGCAGCTGCTGCGTCGGGCGCTGAGCGGATGCTGCTCGAGGTGGCCGAGGACAACGAAGCCGCGCTGCGGTTCTACGCGCAACGCGGCTTCGTGGAGATCGACCGGCGTGCGCGCTACTACCGCAGCGGTGCCGCTGCCATCGTCATGGCCGCCGACCTCTTTCCCTGA
- the tsaB gene encoding tRNA (adenosine(37)-N6)-threonylcarbamoyltransferase complex dimerization subunit type 1 TsaB codes for MLLALDTATAQVAVALYDGTDVVAEERSEQSMKHGEHLAPMIATVLAAAHATVADITAIGVGVGPGPFTGLRVGLVTARTLGMVLGVPVHGVCTLDVLAAEAVARGAVVGDFLVATDARRKEVYLAAYDATGARLSGPEVIRPVDAASTLPTAGEGATLYPDSFPNAVYPFRPSAGWLARLVAAGTVPLLDPEPLYLRRPDAVASAGPKKVS; via the coding sequence GTGCTCCTCGCCCTCGACACCGCAACCGCTCAGGTCGCCGTTGCGCTCTACGACGGCACCGACGTGGTCGCCGAGGAGCGCTCCGAGCAGTCGATGAAGCACGGCGAGCACCTCGCTCCGATGATCGCGACAGTGCTCGCCGCCGCTCACGCGACGGTTGCCGACATCACCGCGATCGGGGTCGGGGTCGGTCCTGGCCCGTTCACCGGCCTGCGCGTCGGCCTGGTCACCGCACGCACGCTCGGCATGGTGCTCGGGGTCCCGGTCCACGGCGTCTGCACTCTCGACGTGCTCGCTGCCGAGGCGGTCGCGCGCGGCGCGGTCGTCGGCGACTTCCTGGTCGCCACCGATGCGCGACGCAAGGAGGTCTACCTCGCGGCGTACGACGCGACGGGGGCCCGGCTGTCCGGTCCCGAGGTGATCCGCCCCGTGGATGCCGCATCGACCCTGCCGACTGCCGGCGAGGGCGCGACGCTCTACCCCGACTCGTTCCCCAACGCGGTCTACCCGTTCCGGCCGAGCGCCGGCTGGCTGGCCCGCCTGGTCGCCGCAGGCACGGTGCCGTTGCTCGACCCGGAGCCGCTCTACCTGCGCCGCCCCGATGCCGTGGCGAGCGCCGGGCCCAAGAAGGTCTCGTGA
- a CDS encoding bifunctional ADP-dependent NAD(P)H-hydrate dehydratase/NAD(P)H-hydrate epimerase yields MRHAHTVAQVRAAEEELLSALPDGVLMQRAATGLAYAVIDLLGGAYGRRVVLLVGSGDNGADAMYAGALLARRGAKVEAVLLADRVHEAGLDAFRSAGGRIRGESSAQPFGESSHLRTQLAADVVVDGIVGIGGRPGLRPEAVAALAAYTRPGVDGRRPVVVAVDVPSGVDVDNGRLDGPHVRADLTVTFGTHKVAHLVDPAAEACGVVQLVDIGLALPEAAVTSLQAADVAALLPVPGPFDHKYTRGVVGVRAGSRQYPGAGALCVAGAVSGLAGMVRYRAVDNDEGVADTVRAQHPEAISGDGRVQAWVVGSGGGDRAEEALLEAVADGTPVVVDADALAHVVGSLGVAAILTPHAGELARMLDVARSEVDAHQLLFAREAAVRFGAVVVLKDRHTLTAHPDGRVRVTTTGVPWLATAGAGDVLAGLTGALLASGLDPFDAASVGSWVHGAAATLAADGGPLAAGRVALAIPEAVRRILGERGLTESTP; encoded by the coding sequence ATGCGGCACGCACACACGGTTGCGCAGGTCCGGGCGGCGGAGGAGGAGCTCCTCTCCGCGCTCCCTGACGGGGTGCTGATGCAGCGGGCCGCGACCGGTCTGGCCTACGCCGTGATCGACCTGCTCGGTGGTGCCTACGGTCGACGGGTCGTGCTGCTGGTCGGCTCGGGAGACAACGGCGCAGACGCGATGTACGCCGGGGCGTTGCTGGCCCGTCGTGGCGCGAAGGTGGAGGCGGTTCTGCTCGCCGACCGGGTCCACGAGGCGGGGCTCGACGCATTCCGGTCCGCGGGCGGCCGCATCCGCGGCGAGTCGAGTGCACAGCCATTCGGTGAAAGCAGCCACCTGCGCACTCAACTCGCCGCGGACGTGGTCGTGGACGGGATCGTCGGGATCGGCGGGCGTCCGGGGCTCCGGCCGGAAGCGGTGGCCGCGCTGGCGGCGTACACGCGGCCGGGGGTGGACGGGCGGCGGCCGGTCGTGGTTGCGGTGGACGTGCCGAGCGGGGTCGACGTCGACAACGGACGGCTCGATGGCCCTCATGTCCGCGCGGACCTGACCGTCACCTTCGGGACCCACAAGGTCGCCCACCTGGTCGATCCCGCGGCCGAGGCGTGTGGCGTCGTGCAGCTCGTCGACATCGGCCTCGCGCTGCCCGAGGCAGCCGTGACATCCCTCCAGGCCGCCGACGTGGCCGCGCTCCTGCCGGTGCCCGGCCCGTTCGACCACAAGTACACCCGCGGCGTCGTGGGCGTGCGCGCCGGTTCGCGGCAGTACCCGGGCGCGGGCGCGCTCTGCGTCGCCGGCGCGGTCTCCGGGCTCGCGGGCATGGTGCGCTACCGGGCGGTCGACAACGACGAAGGAGTCGCGGACACGGTCCGCGCCCAGCACCCCGAGGCGATCTCGGGCGACGGGCGGGTCCAGGCCTGGGTCGTCGGATCCGGTGGTGGCGACCGCGCCGAGGAGGCCCTGCTGGAAGCAGTCGCCGACGGCACACCGGTGGTCGTCGATGCCGACGCGCTCGCACACGTGGTGGGCTCGCTGGGCGTCGCGGCGATCCTCACGCCCCATGCCGGCGAGCTGGCACGGATGCTCGACGTCGCGCGCTCCGAGGTCGACGCGCACCAGCTGCTCTTCGCACGCGAGGCCGCCGTGCGCTTCGGTGCCGTCGTGGTCCTCAAGGACCGGCACACCCTCACCGCCCACCCGGACGGCCGGGTCCGGGTGACGACGACCGGGGTTCCGTGGCTCGCGACGGCCGGCGCGGGCGACGTGCTGGCCGGTCTGACCGGCGCACTCCTGGCCTCCGGGCTGGATCCGTTCGACGCCGCGTCGGTGGGTTCGTGGGTGCACGGAGCCGCCGCCACGCTCGCCGCGGACGGCGGTCCGCTGGCCGCTGGAAGGGTCGCGCTCGCCATCCCCGAAGCAGTACGCCGCATCCTCGGCGAACGCGGCCTGACAGAATCGACCCCATGA
- the glmS gene encoding glutamine--fructose-6-phosphate transaminase (isomerizing) → MCGIVGYVGDKQAQGVVIEGLRRLEYRGYDSAGIAVVCGPDGTAGSGALASDKKAGKLANLEKEIADHPLPPSTTGIGHTRWATHGAPTDRNAHPHLGNERRLALVHNGIIENFAELRSSLEADGHELLSETDTEVAAHLVERELVKGVDLTAAMQAACRQMEGAFTLVAIDAQDADRVVAARRNSPLVVGLGEGENFLGSDVAAFIEHTREAMELGQDQVVTITREGVAVTNFDGTPSDGTRYHVDWDLSAAEKDGHDWFMRKEIHEQPRAVADSLLGRRTPAGQLQLDEVRISDEDLRDIDKVIIIACGTSFYAGMVAKYAIEHWCRIPCEVELASEFRYRDPILTRETLVVAISQSGETADTLQAIRHARTQRSKVLAICNTNGSTIPRESDAVIYTHAGPEIGVASTKGFLTQLVACYLLALYLAQVKGTRYGDEINQVMDQLEAMPGHIQTVLDREEEVYALAKSYVGARSVLFLGRHAGYPVALEGALKLKELAYLHAEGFAAGELKHGPIALVEQDLPIWCVVPPRGRDQLHEKMISGIQEVRARGARTICLAEDGDTAIEPYADVLIRLPKVPTLLQPLVAAVPLQLFACELATLMGHDVDQPRNLAKSVTVE, encoded by the coding sequence ATGTGCGGAATCGTGGGTTACGTCGGTGACAAGCAGGCTCAGGGTGTCGTCATCGAGGGCCTCCGCCGTCTCGAGTACCGCGGCTATGACTCCGCCGGCATCGCCGTCGTGTGCGGCCCGGACGGCACTGCGGGCTCGGGTGCCCTCGCGTCGGACAAGAAGGCCGGCAAGCTGGCCAACCTGGAGAAGGAGATCGCGGACCACCCGCTGCCTCCCTCCACCACCGGCATCGGTCACACCCGCTGGGCCACCCACGGTGCGCCGACCGACCGCAACGCACACCCGCACCTCGGCAACGAGCGCCGCCTGGCGCTGGTCCACAACGGCATCATCGAGAACTTCGCCGAGCTGCGCTCCTCGCTCGAGGCCGACGGACATGAGCTGCTCTCGGAGACCGACACCGAGGTCGCCGCCCACCTGGTCGAGCGCGAGCTCGTGAAGGGCGTCGACCTGACCGCCGCGATGCAGGCCGCCTGCCGGCAGATGGAGGGCGCGTTCACGCTCGTCGCCATCGACGCCCAGGACGCCGACCGCGTGGTCGCCGCCCGCCGCAACTCGCCGTTGGTCGTGGGCCTCGGCGAGGGCGAGAACTTCCTCGGCTCCGACGTCGCCGCCTTCATCGAGCACACCCGCGAGGCGATGGAGCTCGGCCAGGACCAGGTCGTCACGATCACCCGCGAGGGCGTCGCTGTCACCAACTTCGACGGCACCCCGTCCGACGGCACGCGCTACCACGTCGACTGGGACCTGTCGGCCGCCGAGAAGGACGGCCACGACTGGTTCATGCGCAAGGAGATCCACGAGCAGCCGCGCGCCGTCGCGGACTCGCTGCTCGGTCGCCGCACCCCGGCCGGCCAGCTGCAGCTCGACGAGGTGCGCATCTCCGACGAGGACCTGCGTGACATCGACAAGGTCATCATCATCGCCTGCGGCACGTCGTTCTACGCGGGCATGGTCGCGAAGTACGCCATCGAGCACTGGTGCCGGATCCCGTGCGAGGTCGAGCTGGCCTCCGAGTTCCGCTACCGCGACCCGATCCTGACCCGTGAGACCCTGGTCGTCGCGATCTCGCAGTCCGGCGAGACCGCCGACACCCTGCAGGCGATCCGCCACGCGCGCACGCAGCGCTCCAAGGTGCTCGCGATCTGCAACACCAACGGCTCGACGATCCCGCGTGAGTCCGACGCGGTGATCTACACCCACGCCGGTCCCGAGATCGGTGTCGCCTCGACCAAGGGCTTCCTGACCCAGCTCGTGGCCTGCTACCTGCTCGCGCTCTACCTCGCGCAGGTCAAGGGCACCCGCTACGGCGACGAGATCAACCAGGTGATGGACCAGCTCGAGGCGATGCCGGGCCACATCCAGACGGTCCTCGACCGGGAGGAAGAGGTCTATGCCCTCGCCAAGTCCTACGTGGGGGCGCGGTCGGTGCTCTTCCTCGGCCGTCACGCGGGCTACCCGGTCGCGCTCGAGGGTGCGCTCAAGCTCAAGGAGCTGGCCTACCTCCACGCCGAGGGCTTCGCCGCCGGTGAGCTCAAGCACGGCCCGATCGCGCTGGTCGAGCAGGACCTGCCGATCTGGTGCGTCGTGCCGCCCCGCGGCCGCGACCAGCTGCACGAGAAGATGATCTCCGGCATCCAGGAGGTCCGAGCGCGAGGCGCCCGCACCATCTGCCTGGCCGAGGACGGCGACACCGCCATCGAGCCGTACGCCGATGTGCTGATCCGGCTGCCCAAGGTGCCCACGCTGCTCCAGCCGCTGGTTGCCGCGGTCCCGCTGCAGCTGTTCGCCTGCGAGCTCGCCACGCTCATGGGACACGACGTCGACCAGCCCCGCAACCTGGCGAAGTCCGTCACGGTCGAGTGA
- the tsaD gene encoding tRNA (adenosine(37)-N6)-threonylcarbamoyltransferase complex transferase subunit TsaD has protein sequence MSEPLVLGIETSCDETGVGIVRGHTLLADAVASSVEEHARFGGVVPEVASRAHLEAMVPTIERACATAGVSLRDLDAIAVTSGPGLAGALLVGVASAKALALGLDKPLYGVNHLASHVAVDQLEHGPLPERCLAMLVSGGHSSLLLVDDITLGVTPLGATIDDAAGEAFDKVARVLGLPFPGGPHIDRVAADGEITIDFPRGLTSRKDLERHRFDFSFSGLKTAVARWVEARERAGEPVPVADVAASFQEAVCDVLVRKALDAAAEHDVDTIMIGGGVAANSRLRAMAESRAADRGIRIRVPRPGLCTDNGAMVAALGSELVARGRTPSALDLPADSSQPITTVVA, from the coding sequence ATGAGTGAACCCCTCGTCCTCGGCATCGAGACCTCGTGCGACGAGACCGGGGTCGGCATCGTGCGGGGCCACACCTTGCTGGCCGACGCCGTGGCGTCGTCGGTGGAGGAGCACGCCCGCTTCGGTGGTGTCGTCCCCGAGGTCGCGTCGCGGGCCCACCTCGAGGCGATGGTGCCGACGATCGAGCGTGCCTGTGCGACCGCAGGCGTCTCGCTGCGCGACCTGGACGCGATCGCGGTGACCTCCGGTCCTGGCCTGGCGGGCGCGTTGCTGGTCGGCGTCGCCTCCGCGAAGGCGCTGGCACTCGGACTCGACAAGCCCCTGTACGGCGTGAACCACCTCGCCTCGCACGTCGCCGTCGACCAGCTCGAGCACGGCCCGCTGCCGGAGCGCTGCCTGGCGATGCTGGTGTCCGGCGGCCACTCGTCCCTGCTGCTGGTCGACGACATCACGCTCGGGGTCACGCCGCTCGGCGCCACGATCGACGATGCCGCCGGTGAGGCGTTCGACAAGGTGGCGCGGGTGCTCGGGCTGCCGTTCCCCGGTGGCCCGCACATCGACCGGGTCGCGGCCGACGGGGAGATCACCATCGACTTCCCGCGCGGTCTGACCTCCCGCAAGGACCTGGAGCGGCACCGCTTCGACTTCTCGTTCTCGGGGCTCAAGACGGCGGTCGCCCGCTGGGTCGAGGCACGTGAGCGGGCCGGTGAGCCGGTGCCTGTCGCCGATGTCGCCGCGTCGTTCCAGGAGGCGGTCTGCGACGTGCTCGTTCGCAAGGCGCTCGATGCAGCAGCTGAGCACGACGTGGACACGATCATGATCGGCGGCGGCGTCGCCGCGAACTCCCGGCTCCGCGCGATGGCCGAGTCGCGGGCTGCCGACCGCGGGATCCGGATCCGCGTGCCGCGGCCCGGCCTGTGCACCGACAACGGCGCGATGGTGGCCGCACTGGGCTCCGAGCTCGTGGCCCGTGGTCGCACCCCCTCGGCGCTCGATCTCCCCGCCGACTCGAGCCAGCCGATCACGACCGTCGTCGCCTGA
- the alr gene encoding alanine racemase, with the protein MTRPSPAEIVVDVAAIRHNVRRLREIVGPEVAMMTVVKADGYGHGLAAAAQAARDAGATWLGVATLEEARTVRATGDTGRLLCWLTVPGEDYRAVLEADVDVTAYSVAELDEIRAAAREVGVRARVQLKVDTGLSRGGSPAEDWPTLVAAARQAETDGDVVVTGVWSHLAASDDPLHPANDAQEKAFVAALAVAEEAGLRPEVRHLANSAAAILRPSARFDLVRCGIASYGLDPAPGETPADIGLVPAMTARARLALVKPVQAGDGVSYGHTWIADRATTVGLVPVGYADGVPRHGSNVAEVYAEGARRPIRGRVCMDQFVIDLGPSSAAGPGDEVVLFGTGACGEPTATDWAAAVGTINYEIVTRIGGRFARVTVDSEAVQDGDTEGGAGA; encoded by the coding sequence ATGACCCGCCCGAGTCCCGCCGAGATCGTCGTCGACGTCGCGGCCATCCGGCACAACGTCCGCCGGCTCCGGGAGATCGTCGGACCCGAGGTCGCGATGATGACCGTGGTCAAGGCAGACGGCTACGGACACGGGCTGGCCGCTGCCGCCCAGGCGGCCCGCGACGCTGGCGCGACCTGGCTCGGTGTCGCCACCCTCGAGGAGGCGCGCACGGTCCGGGCCACGGGTGACACCGGCCGGCTGCTGTGCTGGCTGACGGTGCCCGGCGAGGACTACCGCGCTGTGCTCGAGGCGGACGTCGACGTCACGGCGTACTCCGTCGCGGAGCTGGACGAGATCCGGGCCGCGGCACGCGAGGTGGGTGTCCGCGCCCGCGTGCAGCTCAAGGTCGACACCGGGCTCTCCCGCGGCGGATCGCCCGCCGAGGACTGGCCCACGCTCGTGGCGGCCGCGCGCCAGGCCGAGACCGACGGCGACGTCGTGGTCACCGGCGTCTGGTCCCACCTCGCCGCGAGTGACGACCCACTCCACCCCGCCAATGACGCGCAGGAGAAGGCGTTCGTCGCCGCACTCGCCGTGGCGGAGGAAGCGGGGCTCCGGCCCGAGGTGCGCCACCTGGCCAACAGCGCGGCGGCGATCCTCCGGCCCTCGGCACGGTTCGACCTGGTCCGGTGCGGCATTGCGTCGTACGGCCTCGATCCGGCGCCGGGTGAGACCCCCGCCGACATCGGGCTGGTCCCCGCGATGACGGCCCGCGCACGCCTCGCGCTGGTCAAGCCGGTGCAGGCGGGAGACGGCGTCTCCTACGGCCACACCTGGATCGCCGACCGCGCGACGACCGTCGGTCTGGTGCCGGTGGGCTACGCCGACGGCGTCCCGCGGCACGGCTCCAACGTCGCCGAGGTGTACGCCGAGGGCGCGCGACGCCCGATCAGGGGCCGGGTCTGCATGGACCAGTTCGTGATCGACCTCGGTCCGTCGTCCGCGGCGGGCCCGGGCGACGAGGTCGTCCTGTTCGGCACCGGTGCGTGTGGCGAGCCGACGGCAACCGACTGGGCAGCCGCCGTGGGCACCATCAACTACGAGATCGTGACCAGGATCGGTGGCCGCTTCGCGCGCGTCACCGTGGATTCCGAGGCCGTCCAGGACGGCGACACCGAGGGTGGAGCAGGCGCATGA
- a CDS encoding alpha/beta fold hydrolase, whose protein sequence is MSWRGRAAAAVAGVVGVAAAGTAVGVVRHRREIEHRGPGQARLGSLRSTPRTVIAADGVELHVEVDEVAPSGRSSGRHRARTAEADHLTVVFVHGFSLNLDSWHFQRAGFRGQVRSVFYDQRSHGRSGRSTEGHSTIEQCGEDLLRVIDEVAPTGRIVLVGHSMGGMTIIALAEEHPELFGDRIAGVCLVATTAGGLSPARMILPFVPEGVGGEVARRVVAALARTSRVVEGVRKVSTPLAMVFTDMFAFGDDVPASYIEFVDTMISGTHFEVLAEFFPNFEALDKFAVINAFEKVPTEIVCGTGDKLTSVGHSRKLHSLLPESTLTEAEGAGHMVLIERHEMVNAAIDRLLASAASAPVARAEGASAASSRGASRKVR, encoded by the coding sequence ATGAGCTGGAGGGGCAGGGCCGCTGCGGCGGTCGCCGGTGTGGTCGGTGTGGCCGCGGCAGGCACGGCGGTCGGTGTCGTCCGCCATCGCCGGGAGATCGAGCACCGAGGCCCGGGCCAGGCGCGGCTCGGCAGCCTGCGCTCGACCCCGCGCACGGTGATCGCCGCCGATGGTGTGGAGCTGCACGTCGAGGTCGACGAGGTCGCCCCATCCGGCCGCTCTTCCGGGCGCCACCGGGCCCGGACCGCTGAGGCCGATCACCTCACCGTGGTCTTCGTGCACGGGTTCTCGCTCAACCTGGACAGCTGGCACTTCCAGCGCGCCGGCTTCCGCGGGCAGGTCCGCAGTGTCTTCTACGACCAGCGCTCGCACGGTCGCTCGGGTCGCTCCACCGAGGGCCACAGCACGATCGAGCAGTGCGGCGAGGACCTGCTCCGGGTCATCGACGAGGTCGCGCCGACGGGGCGCATCGTGCTGGTCGGTCACTCGATGGGTGGCATGACGATCATCGCGCTGGCCGAGGAGCACCCCGAGCTGTTCGGGGACCGCATCGCAGGCGTCTGCCTCGTGGCCACGACCGCCGGCGGTCTCAGCCCGGCCAGGATGATCCTCCCGTTCGTCCCCGAGGGCGTCGGTGGCGAGGTGGCCCGCCGGGTCGTGGCCGCGCTCGCCCGCACGTCGCGGGTCGTCGAGGGTGTCCGCAAGGTCTCGACGCCGCTGGCCATGGTCTTCACCGACATGTTCGCGTTCGGCGACGACGTCCCCGCGTCGTACATCGAGTTCGTGGACACGATGATCTCCGGCACCCACTTCGAGGTGCTCGCCGAGTTCTTCCCGAACTTCGAGGCACTCGACAAGTTCGCGGTCATCAACGCCTTCGAGAAGGTCCCGACCGAGATCGTCTGCGGCACGGGCGACAAGCTCACCTCGGTCGGTCACAGCCGCAAGCTGCACTCGCTCCTGCCCGAATCGACCCTGACCGAGGCCGAGGGCGCGGGTCACATGGTGCTCATCGAACGCCACGAGATGGTCAACGCTGCGATCGACCGGCTGCTGGCGTCCGCCGCCTCAGCGCCGGTCGCCCGTGCCGAGGGCGCGTCAGCGGCATCGTCCCGAGGCGCGTCGAGGAAGGTGCGGTGA
- a CDS encoding holo-ACP synthase: MIVGLGVDVVDVARFAESLARTPGMRDRLFTPGELGPDHNPRSDQSLAARFAAKEAIAKALEAPAGLSWQDAEVVTAESGKPELVITGTVRTAAHALGVKSVHLSLAHDGGIATAYVILEG; this comes from the coding sequence GTGATCGTCGGATTGGGCGTCGACGTGGTCGACGTCGCCCGGTTCGCCGAGTCGCTCGCGCGCACCCCGGGCATGCGCGACCGGCTCTTCACGCCCGGTGAGCTCGGTCCCGACCACAACCCGCGGTCCGACCAGTCCCTGGCGGCCCGGTTCGCCGCCAAGGAGGCCATCGCCAAGGCGCTGGAGGCGCCGGCCGGCCTCTCCTGGCAGGACGCCGAGGTGGTCACGGCCGAGTCGGGCAAGCCCGAGCTCGTGATCACCGGCACGGTGCGGACCGCAGCGCACGCGCTCGGGGTGAAGTCCGTGCACCTCTCGCTCGCGCACGACGGTGGCATCGCCACGGCCTACGTCATCCTGGAGGGGTGA
- the tsaE gene encoding tRNA (adenosine(37)-N6)-threonylcarbamoyltransferase complex ATPase subunit type 1 TsaE, translating to MSADIRRVGAEAAPELYAVVRAAFAGRPPLDPPSDALAETPETLAAALGAHGGLIAVIEGEVVGGLVLDPVGSLLALRRFGVVPAARHHGVAHDLVRESLVVAGELGLDGLTVLAREELESNVGFWNNNLFTEVERRKPYVELVRPVPHTVEVTDAEAMRALGSSLAAVLRAGDVLVLSGELGAGKTTFTQGLGVGMQVRGDVTSPTFVIARVHPSLVGGPSLVHVDAYRLGGIDELDDLDLDTSLDQAVTVVEWGTGVAEALADDRLHVRIDRAVGGPGGALDSDGDAGADDDTRRVELVPVGARWLGVTLPGRAQ from the coding sequence GTGAGTGCGGATATCCGGCGGGTCGGAGCAGAGGCCGCGCCGGAGCTGTACGCCGTGGTGCGGGCTGCCTTCGCGGGCCGCCCTCCGCTCGATCCGCCGTCCGACGCACTCGCCGAGACCCCCGAGACGCTCGCTGCCGCGCTCGGTGCGCACGGCGGACTGATCGCCGTGATCGAGGGCGAGGTGGTCGGTGGGCTGGTGCTCGACCCGGTCGGCTCGCTCCTGGCGCTGAGGCGCTTCGGCGTCGTTCCGGCGGCGCGGCACCACGGCGTCGCCCACGACCTGGTCCGTGAGTCGCTGGTGGTCGCAGGCGAGCTCGGGCTCGACGGGCTCACCGTCCTCGCGCGCGAGGAGCTGGAGTCCAACGTCGGCTTCTGGAACAACAACCTCTTCACCGAGGTCGAGCGCCGCAAGCCCTACGTCGAGCTGGTGCGCCCGGTGCCGCACACGGTCGAGGTGACGGATGCCGAGGCCATGCGGGCGCTGGGTTCCTCGCTGGCGGCGGTTCTGCGTGCGGGTGACGTGCTGGTGCTCAGCGGCGAGCTCGGTGCCGGCAAGACCACCTTCACCCAGGGCCTCGGTGTGGGGATGCAGGTGCGTGGTGACGTGACGTCACCGACGTTCGTGATCGCCCGGGTGCACCCGTCGCTGGTCGGTGGCCCGTCGCTGGTCCACGTCGACGCCTACCGGCTCGGCGGCATCGACGAGCTCGACGACCTGGACCTCGACACCTCGCTGGACCAGGCCGTGACCGTCGTCGAGTGGGGGACAGGCGTCGCCGAGGCGCTCGCGGATGACCGGCTGCACGTGCGCATCGACCGCGCCGTCGGTGGCCCTGGCGGGGCCCTCGATTCCGACGGTGACGCCGGGGCAGACGACGACACCCGTCGCGTGGAGCTGGTCCCGGTCGGCGCCCGCTGGCTGGGCGTCACGCTGCCCGGCCGCGCCCAGTAG